The following proteins are encoded in a genomic region of Dyadobacter sp. UC 10:
- a CDS encoding dihydrofolate reductase family protein, whose amino-acid sequence MRKIIAAINMTLDGFCDHTAVSPDEAVHDHYGELLKNAGTALYGRKTYLLMEFWKGLAEHPSGEKSMDDFAMNMDAIPKIVFSRTLQSVDWKSAKVATRSLEAETLALREEDGGDILVGSRSIIMALMNLGLVDEFQLMVHPVVARKGLPLFEELTDGVVLKLIKTHTFASGAVLLYYAPSKQQ is encoded by the coding sequence ATGAGAAAGATAATCGCCGCTATCAATATGACGCTCGACGGTTTTTGCGATCACACGGCGGTTTCGCCCGACGAAGCAGTGCACGATCACTACGGTGAGCTACTAAAAAATGCCGGCACTGCTTTGTATGGCCGGAAAACCTACCTGCTGATGGAGTTCTGGAAAGGCCTGGCGGAACACCCCAGTGGAGAAAAATCGATGGATGATTTTGCAATGAATATGGACGCTATTCCCAAAATCGTCTTTTCTCGCACCTTGCAAAGTGTGGATTGGAAAAGCGCGAAGGTTGCTACCCGCAGCCTCGAAGCGGAAACGCTGGCGCTCCGGGAAGAAGATGGCGGTGACATTCTGGTTGGCAGCCGCAGCATTATTATGGCCCTGATGAATCTGGGCCTGGTAGATGAATTTCAGCTGATGGTCCACCCGGTGGTGGCGCGAAAAGGCTTGCCCTTATTTGAAGAACTGACAGACGGAGTGGTTTTAAAATTGATAAAGACGCACACTTTTGCCAGTGGGGCCGTCTTGCTGTACTATGCCCCATCGAAGCAACAATAG
- the pdxR gene encoding MocR-like pyridoxine biosynthesis transcription factor PdxR, translated as MLPYKTLIQLDRNSPVSLYLQVCNCFISLITKGMLKPSDSLPSTRILADLIGINRNTIKLAYEELINQGWAESAERKGVFVQSKLPILARAVSLSGTVNEGNEHAFHWTDSFKGALPSKDLQKASLAIDDGFPDVRLAPIDQLMREYRSISRKFYGKSFLRYGSAMGSERLRVSVSNYLSHTRGVAVSPEQILITKGSQMGIYLASQLLLGPDTYIAAGLSNYLLADEAFRHAGGSVVRIPVDAMGMDIDYLEKVLETKPIRAVYVIPHHHLPTTVTLSSDRRLKLLALAKKHRFAIIEDDYDFDFHYENKPFLPLASIDHNQNVIYIGSISKTFAPALRIGFMIGPADFITAASSLRQLIDRQGDTLMEEAFSTMFENGEMERHFRKSQRTYKARRDHFCGLLQTEFGEHITFSMPEGGLGVWANFAESIDLHEVSRLAGRKGLYIDDGDFYKNEAFSANSMRLGFASLNEVETKKALGILKHVLSAGP; from the coding sequence ATGCTGCCTTATAAAACGCTGATCCAGCTTGATAGAAACTCGCCGGTATCCTTGTACCTGCAAGTATGCAATTGCTTCATTTCCCTGATTACAAAAGGGATGCTGAAGCCCTCCGACAGTTTGCCCAGCACCAGGATCCTGGCAGACTTAATCGGAATAAACAGGAACACAATCAAACTGGCGTATGAAGAACTGATCAATCAGGGTTGGGCCGAGTCCGCTGAACGGAAGGGTGTTTTTGTACAATCGAAGCTACCCATTTTAGCCAGGGCTGTAAGTTTGAGCGGGACTGTAAATGAAGGTAATGAACACGCCTTTCACTGGACAGACAGTTTTAAAGGTGCCCTGCCGAGTAAAGACCTTCAAAAGGCTTCTCTGGCGATTGACGACGGGTTCCCCGATGTGAGGCTGGCCCCCATTGACCAATTGATGCGGGAGTACCGGAGTATTTCCAGAAAGTTTTATGGCAAAAGCTTTTTACGTTACGGCAGCGCGATGGGATCAGAGCGGCTGCGCGTTTCGGTCAGCAACTATCTGTCTCACACCAGGGGCGTGGCCGTGTCGCCGGAGCAGATCCTGATTACCAAGGGAAGCCAGATGGGCATATATCTCGCCTCGCAATTGCTTTTGGGGCCTGATACTTATATCGCAGCCGGCCTTTCGAACTATTTACTGGCAGACGAAGCCTTCCGGCATGCTGGCGGATCGGTCGTCAGGATACCGGTGGATGCAATGGGGATGGACATTGATTACCTGGAAAAAGTGTTGGAAACAAAACCAATCAGGGCTGTTTATGTCATACCCCATCATCACCTTCCTACAACGGTAACCCTCAGCAGCGACCGCCGCTTAAAGCTGTTGGCCCTTGCAAAAAAGCATCGGTTTGCCATCATTGAAGACGATTATGATTTCGACTTCCACTATGAGAACAAGCCGTTTTTGCCGCTGGCCAGCATTGACCATAACCAAAATGTGATCTACATCGGATCGATTTCAAAAACCTTTGCTCCTGCACTCAGGATCGGCTTTATGATAGGCCCTGCCGATTTTATAACAGCGGCGTCTTCACTGAGGCAGCTCATAGACCGGCAAGGGGATACCTTGATGGAAGAAGCTTTTTCAACAATGTTTGAAAACGGTGAAATGGAACGGCATTTCCGAAAGTCCCAGAGAACGTATAAAGCAAGGCGTGATCATTTTTGTGGTTTGCTTCAAACAGAATTCGGGGAACACATCACGTTTTCAATGCCAGAGGGCGGGCTTGGGGTGTGGGCCAACTTCGCAGAGTCCATCGATTTGCATGAGGTATCCCGCCTGGCAGGGAGGAAGGGTCTTTACATAGATGATGGGGATTTCTATAAAAACGAAGCTTTTTCAGCAAATTCCATGCGGTTGGGGTTTGCTTCCCTGAATGAGGTTGAAACAAAGAAAGCACTAGGCATTTTGAAGCATGTGTTGTCCGCTG
- a CDS encoding FMN-dependent NADH-azoreductase, whose protein sequence is MSKLLVINASARSNHSHSRGLTAAFVKHWVKVNPGSQVVFRELGTANVPHMTGEWISAAFKPAADRNGQDLRELALSDTYVSELHRADVIVIGSPMYNWSIPSPLKAYIDQIMRIHETWKPNKADPQNPYTGLLKGKTLVLLLARGSAGYEAGEYNHHMNFQSTYLKMIFNIMGITDIHVIPINGASTPSQELQDSIETARADIEEFINSGLYFATDRKSVSNGIERKN, encoded by the coding sequence ATGAGCAAACTACTAGTTATCAATGCAAGCGCCAGGAGCAACCATTCCCACAGCAGGGGGCTCACTGCGGCTTTTGTGAAACACTGGGTGAAAGTTAATCCGGGTTCACAAGTTGTATTCCGTGAGTTAGGTACTGCCAATGTGCCTCACATGACAGGAGAATGGATATCGGCAGCATTTAAACCCGCAGCCGACAGAAACGGGCAGGATCTGCGTGAGCTTGCTCTCAGCGATACATACGTTTCGGAGCTGCACCGGGCGGATGTGATCGTCATCGGTTCGCCTATGTATAACTGGTCAATCCCAAGCCCTTTGAAAGCCTATATCGACCAGATTATGCGGATACATGAAACTTGGAAGCCCAACAAGGCTGACCCTCAAAACCCATACACAGGTCTTTTAAAGGGAAAGACACTGGTCTTGTTGTTAGCAAGGGGATCTGCCGGTTATGAAGCCGGGGAATATAACCATCATATGAACTTTCAGAGTACCTACCTGAAAATGATTTTCAACATAATGGGGATCACGGATATACACGTAATCCCGATCAACGGTGCATCGACGCCGTCGCAAGAGCTGCAAGACTCGATTGAGACGGCCAGAGCGGATATTGAAGAATTTATCAATTCAGGTCTGTACTTTGCAACTGACAGAAAGAGCGTATCAAACGGAATTGAGCGTAAAAATTAA
- a CDS encoding carboxymuconolactone decarboxylase family protein: METRIRIDKVEPAGYKAVLGLEKFIESTPLTRVHKDLIKIRASQINGCAFCIDMHTKEARKAGETEQRIYALNAWRDSPFYTEDERAILALTEEVTLIHNHVTDNTYQQAANVLDETYLAQVMMAIITINVWNRIGIATKLVPA, encoded by the coding sequence ATGGAAACCAGAATCAGAATCGACAAGGTAGAACCAGCAGGATATAAGGCAGTACTTGGCCTTGAAAAATTCATCGAGAGCACGCCATTGACCAGGGTACACAAAGACCTGATCAAGATCCGCGCCTCCCAGATCAATGGCTGTGCATTTTGCATAGATATGCACACGAAGGAAGCGCGCAAGGCAGGTGAAACAGAGCAACGCATTTACGCCCTGAATGCCTGGCGCGATTCTCCTTTTTATACAGAAGATGAGCGGGCTATACTTGCCTTGACCGAAGAAGTAACATTGATTCACAACCACGTTACCGACAACACGTATCAGCAAGCTGCGAATGTACTTGATGAGACTTATCTGGCTCAGGTGATGATGGCTATTATTACGATTAACGTCTGGAACAGGATCGGCATCGCTACTAAGCTGGTACCGGCTTAA
- a CDS encoding DUF4142 domain-containing protein has protein sequence MKIASTFLTLATVAMLWGCGSKSTDTTDFADSTNEAVADSTDTDSGSAVAEDDAEFAVEAANGGMAEVALSKIAEEKATDPKVKAFAKQMVTDHSKANEELKTLASSKNITLPSAPNEEKQKAAADLGGKSGSDFDKAYIAQMKKDHDNTVKLFEDAQKEVKDAELKAFIDKTLPVIKAHAEHVKSLDKTK, from the coding sequence ATGAAAATTGCATCAACATTCTTAACTCTCGCAACCGTAGCAATGCTATGGGGCTGCGGGTCGAAATCGACTGACACAACTGATTTTGCCGACAGTACCAATGAGGCAGTGGCAGACAGTACCGACACCGACTCCGGATCTGCCGTCGCCGAGGACGATGCCGAGTTTGCTGTGGAAGCCGCAAATGGCGGAATGGCAGAAGTAGCATTAAGTAAAATTGCGGAAGAAAAAGCCACGGATCCGAAAGTGAAAGCATTCGCAAAACAGATGGTCACAGACCATTCGAAAGCAAATGAAGAGCTGAAAACACTGGCATCAAGTAAGAATATCACATTGCCTTCGGCGCCGAATGAGGAAAAACAAAAGGCAGCAGCTGACCTGGGAGGCAAAAGTGGCAGCGATTTTGACAAAGCTTATATAGCGCAGATGAAGAAAGATCACGATAATACGGTGAAACTTTTTGAAGACGCACAGAAAGAAGTGAAAGACGCGGAACTGAAAGCCTTCATCGACAAGACTTTGCCGGTGATCAAAGCGCACGCTGAACACGTAAAAAGCCTTGATAAAACGAAATAA
- a CDS encoding SusD/RagB family nutrient-binding outer membrane lipoprotein translates to MFKKKYIPLLLLLTILGSCTNNFDELNTDPNRPKEITPGVMLGQLQYQIVNSTVNASRNFTHELMQVDAPRASAGGGGLHRYIVNPGSGVWSNFYAYLNDIEDIYIIADKLNENNYKAISLIYKSWSYSILTDLYGDVPYSQATKAIEGNFKPAFDKQKDIYVQLLKNLETANTLLDETKALTYGGDMLYNSNALSGGKNPGILKWKKFCNSLRLRLLLRISKKEGEVNVKQQITAILADPIANPVFTTNADEAIFRYPGTFPFFNPFYNARQVDWRDGNYYTKFFMDCMNDLGDPRRAAWATQVKSGTENVFRGIESGYPTTLEYAVGSNSSYSDALKTLPQLGTMMTLAEVEFIKAELVVKGYTTGSTAEKHYESGIAASMAQWGVTMPSGFTRQPGILFNPTATAEKQLEQIMLQKYYAYFFVDYQSWFEKRRTGYPVLPRGNGIPAENTFPSRVPYPTYLQSLNPEALAGAVASMGGDDSDIKVWWDK, encoded by the coding sequence ATGTTTAAGAAAAAATATATCCCGCTTCTATTGCTGTTGACCATTTTAGGCTCCTGCACCAATAACTTCGACGAGCTTAACACCGACCCCAACCGGCCGAAGGAAATTACTCCGGGCGTAATGCTGGGACAGTTACAATATCAGATCGTGAACAGTACCGTGAATGCAAGCCGCAATTTCACCCACGAGCTCATGCAGGTGGATGCACCACGCGCAAGTGCAGGCGGCGGCGGGCTGCACCGTTATATTGTAAATCCGGGTAGCGGCGTCTGGAGTAATTTCTACGCTTATCTCAATGATATCGAAGACATTTACATCATCGCCGACAAATTGAATGAGAATAATTATAAGGCCATTTCGCTGATCTACAAATCGTGGAGCTACTCGATTCTGACGGACCTATATGGCGATGTGCCCTATTCTCAGGCTACCAAAGCGATTGAAGGAAATTTTAAACCTGCGTTTGACAAACAAAAAGACATTTACGTCCAGCTCCTGAAAAATCTGGAAACGGCCAATACGCTGCTTGATGAAACAAAGGCGCTGACATACGGCGGAGATATGCTTTATAATTCCAATGCATTATCCGGCGGAAAAAATCCTGGAATCCTGAAATGGAAGAAGTTCTGCAACTCCCTGCGGCTGCGATTACTGCTGCGGATTTCGAAAAAAGAAGGGGAAGTAAATGTAAAACAGCAGATCACAGCTATCCTTGCCGATCCAATCGCCAATCCCGTTTTTACGACCAATGCCGACGAAGCGATTTTCAGATATCCGGGGACATTTCCTTTTTTCAATCCTTTCTACAACGCAAGACAAGTAGACTGGCGTGACGGGAATTACTATACCAAGTTCTTCATGGACTGCATGAACGATCTGGGCGATCCACGCCGCGCAGCCTGGGCAACGCAGGTTAAATCCGGCACTGAAAACGTATTTCGGGGCATAGAAAGCGGCTACCCGACCACACTGGAATATGCGGTAGGAAGCAACTCGAGCTATTCGGACGCGTTGAAAACATTACCCCAGCTGGGCACGATGATGACATTGGCGGAAGTAGAATTTATCAAGGCAGAACTGGTGGTAAAAGGGTACACGACTGGTTCAACCGCCGAAAAACATTACGAATCGGGCATTGCGGCATCGATGGCACAGTGGGGCGTGACCATGCCATCCGGGTTTACCAGGCAGCCGGGCATTTTGTTCAACCCAACTGCCACTGCTGAAAAACAATTGGAGCAGATCATGTTGCAAAAGTATTATGCTTACTTTTTCGTGGACTACCAATCGTGGTTTGAAAAGCGCAGAACGGGTTATCCGGTATTGCCACGCGGCAATGGGATTCCGGCAGAAAATACTTTCCCGTCACGGGTCCCCTATCCTACCTATCTGCAATCGCTAAACCCGGAAGCACTGGCCGGGGCTGTGGCGTCGATGGGCGGCGATGACAGTGATATCAAGGTTTGGTGGGATAAATAG
- a CDS encoding SusC/RagA family TonB-linked outer membrane protein, whose translation MKVNLLQAFFALLIGCCVTLQLSAQSITISGKVTAPSGDALPGVSILVKGSSIGTTTDANGAYTLAVASKNATLVFSAIGFLSREQPVGNKSVVDIILEEDTKILNEVVVTALGIKREEKSLGFAAQTINENAVKDAKSNNWVNTLSGKVAGLNIQGAGAGPMGSSRITLRGESSLNLDNNQALIVVDGVPVSSRITGTGFNSHLSADSPVDYGSSLSDINPDDIDKVTVLKGPGATALYGSRAAGGAIIITTKSGVRQDKGIGVTVNSNFSAEQINRYPDYQFEYGEGRSSAYFSYLDSEDGPNTATTVAAGRAWGPRFDGQSYFQYNPDAPDGRPTVRTPWVANKDYISGFFQTGTTFSNSVSIEGGGENGSARLSLTHLKNKWIIPNTGFERLNAALSINQRVSKRLKINGKANYTNKKSDNLPMAGYNNQSLMYFLILGTTPNIKPEWFKPYWEPGLENVKQRSPFNPTPDNPYLGMYEMLNKMNKHGFIGNVSANYEISKKFDLMVRSGLDMAFEFRSQQRPFSMTRYPRGMYREQNVFTYESNTDFLLNYKDKIGGLIDVTASVGGNSMRQSYDFAGMYADQLAQPGIYQISNSLDQAVADPLKTKKAINSIYAATQFSWDEKIFLDVTGRNDWSSTLPYGNNSFFYPSVSSSFLLNELFTLPQAVSFAKFRASWAQVGNDTRPYQTARYYDRVYGNSFTNSSTLFNAELKPEITASYEFGLDVRLLKNLVGLDVAYYNNNSRNQILAIPLDPVSGYSNALINAGLINSRGVEVKLTGKPVTTKNFSWNTTLLWSRNRSFVRELASGITNQVIYAHNTNVSIEARVGGLMGDMYGRGFQRAPDGQIIYSSVGLPAALDPVAKKWGNAFADWKASISNEFTIKNVRVSLLLDGQKGGSMFSQTSHKNNTLGKTKVTLPGREDGIIGQGVVKQPDGSFTPNTVKVPASSYYDNYYQIANAETNIFDASFLKIREVRVEFNLPQALLSRIGVRQTSLAVFGRDLFNFTKFPGFDPEGGNLNNGTLTPGVELAQFPSTRTMGMNITLKF comes from the coding sequence ATGAAAGTAAATTTACTGCAGGCATTTTTTGCTTTGCTGATTGGATGTTGTGTGACTTTACAATTATCCGCCCAATCCATCACCATCAGCGGTAAGGTAACCGCTCCATCCGGCGACGCGCTTCCCGGTGTCAGCATCCTCGTGAAAGGCAGCAGTATTGGCACTACTACCGATGCCAACGGAGCATACACGCTAGCTGTTGCTTCAAAAAATGCAACCCTTGTTTTTTCAGCCATTGGTTTCCTTTCCCGCGAGCAGCCGGTCGGCAATAAAAGTGTTGTGGATATAATATTAGAGGAGGACACCAAAATTCTCAATGAAGTGGTAGTAACCGCATTGGGTATTAAAAGAGAGGAAAAATCACTCGGCTTTGCTGCACAGACAATCAATGAAAATGCGGTGAAAGATGCGAAATCCAATAACTGGGTCAATACCCTTTCGGGGAAAGTGGCAGGGCTTAATATTCAGGGCGCGGGAGCCGGGCCTATGGGTTCGTCCCGTATTACCTTGCGCGGCGAATCGTCTTTGAACCTCGACAATAACCAGGCGCTGATCGTTGTCGACGGGGTGCCGGTAAGCAGCAGAATCACCGGAACAGGCTTCAACTCGCACCTTTCGGCCGATAGCCCGGTGGATTACGGTTCGAGCCTGTCAGACATTAATCCTGACGATATAGACAAAGTAACGGTGCTGAAAGGTCCCGGGGCCACAGCATTATACGGTAGCCGGGCCGCCGGCGGGGCGATTATTATCACGACCAAGTCAGGCGTCCGCCAGGATAAGGGTATTGGCGTAACGGTCAATTCCAATTTCAGTGCTGAGCAGATCAACCGCTATCCGGATTATCAATTTGAATATGGCGAGGGAAGAAGCAGCGCATACTTCTCTTATCTCGACAGCGAAGACGGTCCAAACACAGCTACAACAGTTGCAGCCGGAAGAGCCTGGGGACCTCGATTTGACGGTCAATCCTATTTCCAGTATAACCCTGACGCGCCCGATGGAAGGCCGACCGTTCGCACGCCCTGGGTTGCCAACAAAGATTACATTTCCGGCTTTTTCCAGACCGGAACTACATTTTCTAACAGTGTTTCAATTGAAGGCGGCGGTGAAAACGGCTCCGCTCGCCTGTCACTCACGCATTTGAAAAACAAATGGATCATCCCAAATACAGGCTTTGAGAGGCTGAATGCTGCATTATCGATCAATCAGCGTGTATCGAAAAGACTAAAAATAAACGGAAAGGCCAACTATACTAACAAGAAAAGTGACAACCTGCCGATGGCGGGATATAACAACCAGTCGCTGATGTATTTCCTGATCCTCGGCACAACGCCGAACATTAAACCGGAATGGTTTAAGCCTTACTGGGAACCGGGGCTAGAGAACGTGAAACAGAGAAGCCCTTTCAACCCCACTCCCGACAACCCGTATCTGGGGATGTACGAAATGCTCAACAAAATGAACAAGCACGGGTTTATCGGAAATGTGTCGGCCAATTATGAGATCTCCAAAAAGTTTGACCTGATGGTGCGCTCCGGTCTGGACATGGCTTTCGAATTCCGTTCGCAGCAGCGCCCATTCAGCATGACACGCTACCCGCGCGGCATGTACCGGGAGCAGAATGTATTTACCTATGAGTCAAATACCGACTTTTTGCTCAATTACAAGGACAAGATCGGCGGTTTGATCGATGTTACTGCTTCGGTTGGCGGCAATTCCATGCGGCAATCTTACGATTTTGCAGGTATGTACGCCGACCAGCTTGCACAGCCGGGGATTTACCAGATTTCCAACAGTCTCGATCAGGCAGTGGCAGATCCGTTAAAAACTAAAAAAGCGATCAACAGTATCTATGCTGCGACCCAGTTTTCATGGGATGAAAAAATATTTCTGGACGTAACCGGGCGTAACGACTGGTCGAGCACGCTGCCTTACGGAAACAACTCTTTCTTTTACCCATCGGTAAGTTCCAGCTTCCTTCTCAATGAACTTTTCACACTTCCACAAGCCGTTTCCTTTGCCAAGTTCCGTGCGTCGTGGGCGCAGGTCGGCAATGATACCCGCCCATATCAGACCGCACGTTATTACGACCGGGTTTACGGAAATAGCTTCACCAACTCCTCTACACTTTTCAATGCGGAACTGAAACCTGAGATCACGGCCAGTTATGAGTTTGGTTTGGATGTTCGTTTGCTGAAAAATCTGGTTGGCCTGGATGTGGCTTATTATAACAACAACAGCAGAAACCAGATCCTGGCCATTCCTTTGGATCCCGTGTCAGGATATTCCAATGCATTAATCAATGCGGGATTAATCAATAGCCGAGGCGTGGAGGTCAAGCTTACAGGCAAGCCGGTTACTACTAAAAATTTCAGCTGGAACACGACACTGCTCTGGTCAAGGAACCGGAGTTTCGTAAGGGAACTTGCGTCCGGGATTACCAATCAGGTGATTTACGCACACAATACCAATGTGAGCATCGAGGCGCGCGTAGGCGGACTGATGGGCGACATGTATGGCCGCGGTTTTCAGCGCGCCCCCGACGGTCAGATCATCTATTCCTCAGTAGGACTACCGGCCGCATTAGATCCCGTTGCCAAAAAATGGGGAAATGCATTTGCCGACTGGAAAGCGAGCATTTCTAATGAATTTACGATCAAAAACGTCCGTGTGAGCCTGCTTTTGGACGGACAAAAAGGCGGCAGTATGTTTTCGCAGACCAGCCACAAGAACAATACCTTGGGTAAAACAAAGGTTACTTTGCCCGGCCGGGAAGACGGGATCATTGGTCAGGGCGTCGTAAAACAGCCGGACGGAAGCTTCACCCCGAATACTGTAAAAGTTCCTGCCAGCTCTTACTATGACAACTATTACCAGATCGCGAATGCAGAAACCAACATTTTCGACGCTTCTTTCCTGAAAATCAGGGAAGTGCGTGTAGAATTCAACCTTCCGCAAGCGTTGCTTTCCAGGATCGGTGTGCGCCAGACCAGCCTGGCTGTATTTGGCAGGGACCTATTCAATTTCACTAAATTCCCTGGATTTGATCCCGAAGGTGGAAACCTGAACAACGGCACACTCACACCGGGGGTTGAGCTGGCGCAGTTTCCTTCCACCCGGACCATGGGAATGAATATTACCCTGAAATTTTAA